The nucleotide window CCGTCAGCCAAGTTGATGAGCTTTTCCTCTGCCTCCCAGCGAGTGATGGGGCCCCAGTACCAGCCCTGCCTCGCTAACTTTTTCAGTTCTTCTGTGAGACTGGTCACGACCATGGGCCCGCTACTCTGGACTGAGTCATACACTCTGCTGACCCCAGGAGCTGAATTTGGGTCAAAGTTAAGGTGGTGTCTAACTCTTTCAGCTACTTGGCTGTCTGAGGAGCTAAACCCTGAAAACATTCTTGGAATAAGTCCATTACTAATTATGGGCGGAAGCAGTGGGGAGAGGGGAGGTGGGACCTCTGCTCGAGAGCTTTGGAGCATCACACCAGCAGAACCAATAAGACTATTAATTGAAGTTTCCATGAAGAGATCTGGCAGCATCCCATTAACCAGTTCATGTTCCTCCTGCCCTTGATCTGTGTGGATGGACCCATTATCAGCTTCAGTCCCCACCTCCATAGGAGAGGAACTGTCAGGGCAGAAGGAGTGAGACCCTTCTGGGTACATTCCCTCATCTAAAGGCATTGTGTACTGGATGTAGTCCTGGGGAGTTAACCCCAATACGACAGGCACATCATTTTCATCAATATTCAGATGAAGCTCGCCATTTTGTGGCTGCTGGAGATTCTTTAAAGATTCTGCTTGGTCATGAAAGAGGCCTTCCATTTGACAATCATGAAATTCTTTACGGACACCGTTTAAATTTGGACTTGGGTTGGGAGAGTGAACCATGGCTTTTACTTTTACTTCCATTTTTATACAAGCTTCATCAGAGTTGACTGAACGCAGAGGCCACGGCGAGGGGCTATAATGATGACTACGTAAGGATGCAGACCGAAGGGGCCTCTGGGCTTTCACCTCATTGAAGCCGATGGGCACAGATGAGGACGAGAAGGTGTCGTCATCATCAGCTGAGCCTATACCAGAGGAGCTTCCTTTTACTTTAGTCTTCTGTTTGGCAGACAGTCTCCTCTTGAGTGATCCCATCAGGCTTTCTGTCTTTGCACGACCCTTATTCTGGCCCTTGTCCTCTTCCCCACCAAAGTCACATCCAGATAGCTCTTTGGTGTAGCAGCCCCCAAAAAGTGATTCTTCCTTCGTAAATTCTGTAGTCACCGAGGGCTGCTGGAGCATGACGAAGTCACCCTCCTCCTTGCCCTTTATGCTCAGGGACTTGCGGATGGTTTTAAGGCTTATCTTCTTCATTCTGACAGGCCCTCCAAAGTGGGGGCATGGGATGGCTCTCCTGGTATCCTGATGAAAGTGCTATCCACAAAGTCCTCTCATCAGGCCACACAGAACAAGTCATGCATACAGCGGAGCCATCAAAccctgcaaaagaaaaacatacaagATTATAGATATTCCATACTATGTGTTTTGACTATGCTTAGGACCTGCTCCAATAAAACATGACTAAAAACCTCCACCTGCATGGTGTACAAATCAGACTGCATCGTGTTTAACACGTTTATGCCTCAGTTAAACATGAGCCAACAGCCAGCAAAACACAAGCACAATCAAGAGACTCATAATTTAACATTTGTCCAAACATTCTCAAAAGCAATAAACTGTCAGGTTCCTACAATAAGTTTACCGTCACAAAATGCAGCTACAGTAAGGATTGGCATAATAATTGGCAATCTCCCCAGCAAAATCTTCCGCAAAGCATTCACCCCATCAGCATACAATCGTGATTGCATGGGAACGCTTGCATGGGAACGCCTGTACTGCTGCCACTGGTTGTACATTAATAACATTCATTTGAGGAGACTGTGTGCTGAGGATCAATTCACCGCTGTATTTTTAGTATGGACCACGGTTACATCACTTCCATCCACACCAACATAAATGTAGACACCGTCAAAACAGCCTTGTGAGACACAATTTTTAGCTCATTATGTGACTTTTCTGCActacaaataatacaaatatatcagTGTTCAAATATTAACTCACCGTGCTGTTACAAAGAGTCATGAATGACTTATCACTGCTATCCCACCCGTCAAAGAAATCTATGGCCGATCTGGCAAGCCATGACTTAAACAGATAAAGCGCAAGACATATTGAGCCACTTAGCACATAAATAGCACATTAATTGTGCACATAAAGCTTCTTGTAAACTATTAATACTGCAACATGATTACTCACCATTACGTACAGGAAAATGGTGACTCAGTTGGACGGGTCgagttcctcttcctccaccaccTTTTATTTGatacagagaaaataaagacattaaaattACTTTTGATAGTACCGTGTTGTCTGCGTTATGTATTTTTCCTAACAAAGTGTGTTAATAAGCCACTGATAGCATGGTGTGTCTCGTTAAGGCCTACGGACACAACAGCATGCCTGTAGCTTAGCTACGCTTCTTACTTGTCTCTCAAACGCCACTATTTTAAAACTGGTTGCTCAAACTAGGAGTAAATTGCTAGGCTTTGAAAACTACATATATAATAGTAAACAAAATGCGGTTAGTCGATatcatgtttttaattcaaccaatgttgttttccttgaatGCTAACATCAAGCATCTACCACCCAGTTAGCTTATCGATTACTTTACGAGTTAATGTGTAATATagcaaagaaaaatacatattatATCGTATCTTACCCAGtcacttcttcttttcttaCTGGACAAAATACCACAAGAGTCTCGATATCTGTCTCATACAACACGTTCATGAAATAATCGCTGCTTAATGCTAGTCTTAGCTTCGCTAATGTTAGCTTACAAACTCAGCAGCCAGCTATCTTTGTTACAGTTTGCAATCGAAAACATTACCATTAGCTTCCTTTTTAGTCCGATTCTACGCCAAAACGTATGTAGAACGCTTCTCTAAATGTGCGGGTTAACATTTCCCACAACAATTACACAATAAGATGACATCTTTCTGCCTGGGTTAGCTAACACTGTGAGGCTCACggcctcttcctttcttcctttgttGCCTGTTGAATTATGGGAACGGATAGAGATGCAGcgagtcacacacacaacacgctCAGCATCTACCTCATATGTTGTGTATGCTGAATAatacatattcattcattcatttatatatacatatcatATAGCTATATAatttgattatatatatactataaCTATATAATTATAGTGTATATATAgttatagtatatatatatttattgtctAAGTAATAATGATGTAAAATGTATCGCCGAAAACCATTGCATGAAAATTATAAGACACTTTAATTTCAGGCCACTCAAAtcttcacaaacaaacaaacacatataCATAAGAGTTTTGACaactaaaataattaattggTATAAAAACGAGTATGTTTTATTAACTCATTGTCTCATTATCTCTCTCCCATGAAATCATTAGATATACAGTCCCTGAAACTACTGGAATTAATACATTATTATAGCATGCTGTTAAACTCTCCCAAATCATATTCCAAGTTCGTTGGACTTCTCTAATGGGCACTGCAGTATGGGAACATTTAGAGGGTGTAATAAAGAATGGTTTGTTTTCTTGATCACAGAAAACCTCAGTCTTTCAGTGGCTTGACTCTTTTCACTAACTAAAAATGTGACTCTGAAATTACAGATTCAGATGCTAATGACTgagaagtattttttttctagCTTTAGTTGAtgatatagattttttttttacctcacaGTTCTTGTTTGTAAATAACTTACCCCAGTACAATACTTAGGATTCCATTTTCTACTACAGATATCAGATGATTGTAGAAATATCAACCACTACACTTTTTCCCATAACATTGGCTGTGTTAGCCTTTACGCATTATGCAGAAGAGTCTCACTAACAAATAGACTCTCCAAGTATTTTCACACTCTCAATACGGTAACTAAAACTTGATCTCTGAAATGATACTGTAAATTGGCTGCTTAATTAGTGTCAGTATTGCTTTAAAGTAGATTCTGTTTACTACTGCCATGGTAATTTAGTCCATGCACCGAGCGTTACATTGCTTTTTCCACACTGTCAAATATATGGCAGTCCTTTTCCAGTGTACGTTGGGTAGCTGTGAGCAGAGAGTCTCTCTGTAAACACTCTAATTACCAGCCCCGTATTAGGGTTGATCAGTGTCTCTTCACTTGATGAGGAAGCACAAGAGGGGGAAGACTGttggaaggggaggggaggaggactCGCTGTTCTAAAATATAGCAACACGGACTCTCGGGAAGCAAGGGTGCAATGTTTACAAGTTAAATTACGCGACAAActgctttgatgtgtgttttgtttgtattatgCACGCCGCTGCAGTCTGTCCTACACACCAACaggccctgaacgcaccatGGTCCTCCACAGGAAGAGGAGTCTCCCTGGCGCCGTTGTTGAAAACCGAGCGACGGCGTTACGTTGTTGACATGACGCTTGCAGCCACTGGCTTTACCGACAAGCCTCTTTACACGGAGAGTCCCAATTGAACATGGAGTTATCTTCGCTCATAAAGAAGATAGGTAGGTTATGCTAATTTACTAGCAAGGCAAACGGGATTCAGGAGGATAATTCAACCTGAACACAATAT belongs to Brachionichthys hirsutus isolate HB-005 unplaced genomic scaffold, CSIRO-AGI_Bhir_v1 contig_424, whole genome shotgun sequence and includes:
- the LOC137913835 gene encoding suppressor of cytokine signaling 6-like — protein: MKKISLKTIRKSLSIKGKEEGDFVMLQQPSVTTEFTKEESLFGGCYTKELSGCDFGGEEDKGQNKGRAKTESLMGSLKRRLSAKQKTKVKGSSSGIGSADDDDTFSSSSVPIGFNEVKAQRPLRSASLRSHHYSPSPWPLRSVNSDEACIKMEVKVKAMVHSPNPSPNLNGVRKEFHDCQMEGLFHDQAESLKNLQQPQNGELHLNIDENDVPVVLGLTPQDYIQYTMPLDEGMYPEGSHSFCPDSSSPMEVGTEADNGSIHTDQGQEEHELVNGMLPDLFMETSINSLIGSAGVMLQSSRAEVPPPLSPLLPPIISNGLIPRMFSGFSSSDSQVAERVRHHLNFDPNSAPGVSRVYDSVQSSGPMVVTSLTEELKKLARQGWYWGPITRWEAEEKLINLADGSFLVRDSSDDRYLLSLSFRSQGKTLHTRIEHSNGRFSFYEQPDVEGHTSIVDLIEHSIKDSENGAFCYSRSRLPGSATYPVRLTNPVSRFMQVRSLQYLCRFVIRQYTRIDLIRKLPLPNKMKDYLQEKHY